CTCAAGGGCGCGGCAGCCGACAGTGCCACCGCCATGCGCGCACGCCTGGCCTCGGCCCAGTCCACCGCGGCCGACATGAAAGCCAACACCACCGGCACCGTGCAGGAAGCCGCGGCGACCCTGCGCTGGCGCATTGGTGTCGGCCTGGCCCTGGTTGGTTGCGGCGTGTTGCTGTTGCTGGCCGTGGTGCTGGGGCGTCGTGTAGTCAATCGCTTGAAAATGTTGATCCTGGCCATGGACGACCTGGCGGCCGGCGAGGGTGACCTGACCAAGCGTGTGCAGATCAACAGCAAGGACGAGATCGGCGACATGGCGTCGGCGGTCAATCGCTTTGTCGATAAGTTGCAGCCTATCGTGCGCGAAGCCGGCGATGTCGCCCAGCGCACCGGCGTCGAGATCGGCGCCATGACCCTGCGCAATGCCGGGGCCGAAGCGGCGGCCGGCATGCAGCGCGACGAGGTGGCCGAGAGCCTGCGCGCGTTGTCGCAAATGGCCGATGAGGCGCAGTCGGAAAGCCATGCAATGCAGGCGGCCTTGCAGCAGGTGGTGGACATTCGTTCGGCCACCGATGAAAACACTCGCACCTCGGCCAAGGTCGGCAGCCTGATCGAAGCGCTGGCCGAGCAGGTCGATACCGGGGCGAAGGTCATCGAGCGGCTGGCCCAGCAGAGCGAGCAGATCGAAGTGGTGCTGACGGTGATTCACGGCATCGCCGAGCAGACCAACCTGCTGGCGCTGAACGCGGCCATCGAGGCGGCGCGTGCCGGTGAGACCGGTCGCGGCTTTGCCGTGGTGGCCGATGAAGTGCGGGCGCTGGCGAGCAAGACCCAAAGCTCGACCGGCGACATCCAGGCGCACATCGTTGCCTTGCAGCAAGGTGCGCGTGAGGCCGTGGCCGCGATTGGCCAGGCCGGGCGCCAGGCCAGCGAAGGGTTGCTGGTACTGCGTGACAGCGCGCGTCTGCAGCAGTCGGTGCAGGCATCGGTCGAGCAGGTGCATGCGGCGATTGGCTTGGCCACGCAGGCCGCGGCGCATCAGGCGCAGGGCGCGCAGGCGGTGCGCGGGCGTGTGGAAACCATTCACGCCCAGGCCGAGAAAGCGGCTCAGGCGGTGGTAGAGACGACCGAGAGCGGCAAGGTGCTCGATGGGTTGGCGGCGCAGCTCAAGGCCAGTCTGGGGCAGTTCAGGGCTTGATGTGTAGTCTGTAAGACCGCCATCGCGAGCAAGCTCGCTCCTACAGGGGAATGCATTCCAAACTGTAGGAGCGAGCTTGCTCGCGATGCTGTTATCAGCGGTTCAGATACATCCGCGTCGTCAACAGATAAACCGGCAACCCCGACACCACAATCAACAACGCCGCATAAGGCGCTGCCGCCGCAAACTCGACATTCGCCGTATGCGCCCAGACTTCCGTGGCCAGGGTGTTGAGCCCGGTCGGGCTGAGCAGCAGGGTCGCGGTCAATTCCTTCATCGCATCAAGGAACACCAGCGCAAACGCCGCCCCCAATGCCGGGAAAATGATCGGCAAGGTCACCCGGCAGAATGCGCTGAACGATGATGCGCCCAGGGTGCGGGCGGCTTCTTCCAGTTGCGGGGCGGCCTTGTTCAGCGCCGTGCGGATCGGCGCCTGGGCCAGCGGCAGGAACAGTAGCGCATAGGCCACCAGCAGCAACGCCGAAGTCTGG
This DNA window, taken from Pseudomonas sp. MYb118, encodes the following:
- a CDS encoding methyl-accepting chemotaxis protein, coding for MSAVLSLLQSRLLRPVFVTLGIALLVQVLVAVALTRSTVTALEADLGVRLGADSQKLSTELEQAGREVTSSLDSLSASTRQRLTAGLSSRLEEEQAQLRATLEKDLKDSASDMAQLLASVAPRAMWDNDVPTLSEFARRAQRNPNVLFVVYDDATGQHLTRYLNRENPINKALLEKGQGERALDKVLDAAKNDPSVYYVEASINPNGVEIGKVLMGVSTASVETDLAALDKRFESLIANSDQLVGDSLKGAAADSATAMRARLASAQSTAADMKANTTGTVQEAAATLRWRIGVGLALVGCGVLLLLAVVLGRRVVNRLKMLILAMDDLAAGEGDLTKRVQINSKDEIGDMASAVNRFVDKLQPIVREAGDVAQRTGVEIGAMTLRNAGAEAAAGMQRDEVAESLRALSQMADEAQSESHAMQAALQQVVDIRSATDENTRTSAKVGSLIEALAEQVDTGAKVIERLAQQSEQIEVVLTVIHGIAEQTNLLALNAAIEAARAGETGRGFAVVADEVRALASKTQSSTGDIQAHIVALQQGAREAVAAIGQAGRQASEGLLVLRDSARLQQSVQASVEQVHAAIGLATQAAAHQAQGAQAVRGRVETIHAQAEKAAQAVVETTESGKVLDGLAAQLKASLGQFRA